Part of the Pseudothermotoga sp. genome, TAAGAGAACTATTCGCAATGACTCCGGAAGCGAAAGCGAAGGGTTACAACAAAAGCAGGTTCAGTTTCAACTTGAAAGGTGGAAGATGTGAAGCTTGTCAGGGACACGGCTTGGTCAAGATCGAGATGCTATTCTTACCAGACGTTTACGTTGAATGTGATGTTTGCAAAGGCAAAAGATACAACGAAGAAACGCTTCAAGTCAGATACAAAGGGAAGAACATATACGAGGTGCTCGAAATGTCGGTGGAGGAAGCTTTGGAGTTTTTCAAAAATGTACCTACCATTCGTCGAACGCTGAGCTTACTCAACGAGGTGGGGTTGGGGTATATAAAACTGGGTCAAGCGGCAACGACGCTGTCTGGTGGAGAAGCGCAGAGAATAAAACTCGCTTCTGAACTGAGAAAGGTAGCCACTGGTAAGACCTTATACATATTGGACGAACCAACCGTTGGCCTCCATTTTGAGGATGTCAAAAGGTTGATAGGTGTGCTTCACAAGTTGGTCGACAAGGGAAACACCGTGATAGTCATCGAGCACAACCTCGATGTCATAAAGAACGCAGACTACGTGATCGATCTTGGACCAGAAGGTGGCGACGATGGGGGATTCCTGGTGGCCTGTGGCACTCCTGAAGAAGTTGCAAAGGTAGAAACGTCACACACAGGAAGATTTCTCAAGGAAGTTTTGAGGTGATAACGTGCGAAAATTGTTCTTAACTGTTCTACTAGTGACAGTTACTTTGGGTTTTGGATATCGATTCTATTTTGCAAATCTCCATGCTCACACATCCTATTCGGATGGAACAGGTACACCCGAAGAAGCTTTCAAACATGCAAAAAGCTACGTTCAAATTCAAGCAATAACAGATCACGCGGAATACTTCTCACAAAAATTGAACGGCAAAGATAAGTTGAGTCTCATCAAACAATCTGCGCTGACAGCATCGGAAGATGATCGGTTCTTGGCGCTGTGGGGTTTTGAATGGACTGGAGGAGTTGGTCACATCAACGTTTATTGTACGGACGAGTGGATAGATAGAACGTACAATTTGAATGAACTGTACGGCTGGATCATTAAGAACAAGGCCCTCGCGCAGTTCAACCATCCCATCGCCACGTTCGGAACTTTCTACGATTTTGATTACGATCCAAAAGTAGACGAATACATCAACCTGATCGAAGTTGGCAACGGAAGCTGGCGAGGTCGAACGATGAGCGACGAAATGTTATCCAATTATATTCTGGCGTTGAAAAAAGGCTGGCATCTCGGCGCTACGGCAGGGCAGGATAACCACAAGGGTAACTGGGGATCTTCGAACGATACACGCACAGTCATACTGACAGATAAATTGACTTTCGAATCGGTACTCGAAGCTCTGTGGAACAGACGTACTTACGCTTCCGAAGATAAAGATGCGAAACTCTGGTTTTCGTGCGATTCCTTCCCCATGGGTTCGATCGTGATGGCGCGCGAACGTTGTAAACTCGCTATTCGCTGTGAAGACGATGAACCTTTTGAAAAACTGTACCTCATTTCCGAGAGCGGCACAGTAACAGAATGGACAGTGCAAAAACCTTACTTTGAGGTCGAGATAGAGTTGGTCACACCAGACATCAACGAGTGGTACTTCGTTTTCGCCGTTCAAAAGGATGGAGACAGGATCGTTTCTTCACCCATATGGCTCAGAAAGCTGGATATTTACCCACTCAACGTGAGGATCACGAACCAGCCAAAAACGCTGAACCTTTCCTTTGATCTGGTCAACATTTCTAATGAGGCAACCGAAGCCGAAATAAAAATTACTGTCGCCAACAAGTGTGAAACATTTACGACCAAAATGGAGCCAAGAAGCAAACTCACTTTCAACAAAACTTACAGTGATTTGACCTCTGGTCTCATCGATGTTCGCATCGATATCAACGGCTTATTAGGTTGGAGAGGCACAACACAAATCGTAGGAGAAACTATGCTTCTGGACGTCAGTCACGACAACGATGAACCCAAAATCAACAAATGGCTCTCAGAAGTTTCCAAAACTGTTGGGATTCACATCGAACTGAACAACAGATACTTCAAAAAAGTTCCAGCACAGAAAATTGTGATCTTGCCCCTTCCGAAAAAAACGAGTTTCGCTGAAAGCAGACGGCTCAACGACTTAGAGATAGAAATTCTCAAACAACATCTCTCTTTGGATGGAAAGATAGCGATGATAGCTTTCGACGGGTGCTTAATTGAAGAAAGCTTCTCTCGCTTTCTGAAAGAGGTAGATGACCGACTGAATCTGGTGGAAGCAAATGGCTCTGTGTTCATTGGTGTTGATGGAAGATTGTTCAAGCAGTACAGATCGAACCGATTTTTCTTCGCAAGGATCGATTCTCCCGAAGATGTGAAATTCCTTCTTGAGGAGATGTTGAGATGAAAATCTTCGCGCTCGACACATCCACCGAACAGATCTGTCTCGCTTACTGTGATAACAAAAATACGTACTCTGCCTCATACTCTGGTGAATCAAGGCACATCGTAAAACTCGCACCGATGATAGAATCTTTCTCCAAGCTTGCGAGTATAAATTTCGAAGAAGTAGACGTGTTGGCGTGCGGCATAGGACCTGGCAGTTTGACTGGTTTAAGGATAGGTATCGCCACCGTTCAGGGTATAGCGTGTGCATTCAAAAAGAAGATCGTCCCAGTAGTTTCTTCAAAAATACTGGCTATGAATTTCATCTATCATGTTGGAGACATAGTCGTCGTGAAGCACGCTCGAGAGGGCTTTGTCTATTTTTCTTGCTATAGAAAAGGTGAAGAAACGGTGGCTCCCAAAATACTCAGCGTTCAAGAAGCCATCGAAACGGTTTCCACTCTGGAAAATCCCATATTCGTTGGGGATGCGAAGGACTTTTTCAAGAATTACGGTGAAGTGGTACCCAGTGAATTGGAAGTCCTTAGAGGCGAATTGTTACTCAAAGAAACTCTGAGAAACTTCGAAAAAAACTTGGTGCTTGAACCGCACCAAGTTGAGCCGATGTATCTACAGAAATCGATCGCCGAAATGAACCTAGAAAAGCGCCTGAAAGGCTAGGATTTTTTTCTACGCCTTCGTTTCATTTTCGTGCTCTCCTGCTCAGCCTTTCTTGCTTGCTTCAAAGCTTGAACCACCAGGTAGTTCACCGAGTCTTTCTCGAACGTACCATCTTTGGTCATCTCTCCAGCTTTTTTGCCTGTGAAGAGTTCTATGGCTTGATCTATGTGTTCTATAGCCCAAATATGAAATTCTCCCTTTTTGATGCTCTCTAAAATTTCATCTTTCAAAATCAAATTCTTCAGATTCGATTTTGGAATGACGACACCTTGAGTTCCCGTAAATCCGCGCAATTTACAAGCTCTGTAAAATCCTTCAACTTTTTCAGTAACACCACCGACTGGCTGTACTTCACCGTGCTGGTTCATAGAACCAGTGACGGCTATATCCTGTCTCAGAGGCACATTCGCAATGGCTGAAATCAACGCTAGAACTTCCGCGATAGAAGCGCTGTCTCCCTCCACGATGCTGTACACTTGTTCGAAGCTCAAAGTTGCGTTGAGACTTAGGCGAACGTGCTTAGAATATCTTTCTCTGAAGAAACCCTCTATAGTCAGTACAGCCTTGTTATGGATGTTACCACTCAGATCGACTTCTCTTTGTATATCTATAACTCCGCCTTCGCCCAAGTGAACCTTCGCGGTTATTTTCACCGGAACGCCGAAAGAATGATCTTTCAAATCTATCACCGTGAGACCATTGACTTGTCCCACTCGAGTTCCTTCGGTTTCGATCATCAAGTCTCGGGTTTTAATGTGTTCATCGTATTTGGTTTGTAGCAAACTTACCCTCTCTTCACGTTGTTTCATCGCCTCATCGACGTGTTCTTTTTTTACCACTTTTGAACCCTCTTTGATAGCGATATTACACGCTTCTCTCACGAGACTGCTTATCTCACCGAATCTGACGGAAAGCTTCGTTTTATCACCTGCGAGCCTCGATGAATACCAAAGCACCTTTTCCACTGCAGCCCTCTCCAAGTGGGGTGTGTCCAATCTACAGCAAGTGGAAGAGATGAAGCCCAAGTACTTTCTCACATTTTCCTCGTTTGCCTCCATTTCCCAATCGAACTCGCTTTTTATTCTGAACAATTTTTCTGCATCCTCATCGTAAATGTGAAGCAAATAGTAGAGTCTCGGTGAGCATATGAGAAAGACTTTAACATTCAACGGTATAGGCTGAGGCCTGAGAGAAACGATGCTCGACAGACCGAGGGCAGATTCCAAATTCTCCACCACTATTTGTTCCGTCATGAGGCATCTTTTAACGTATTCCCAAGCGTAAGGATATCTCAAGACGTTCTCCGCCTCCAATATGAGGAAACCTCCGTTTGCACGGTGGAAAGCTCCAGGCTTGATCATCGTGAAATCAGTAAAAAGCATCCCGCTCTTACTGTAATACTCAACTTTTCCCGCGAGATTGGCATAGGTGGGGTTTCTCTCGAATACGACCGGTGCACCCACCGTAGCGGAGTTGTCTACAACGAGGTTGACTGAGTATCTCTTCTTGAAAGCTTGACGAACTTCTTGATCCTCACTGCGCAGCTGTGTTAGATTCTCAAGTATGTCGTTTTGGACGTTCGCTAGATATCTCAAAATGAGCGAGTTCGATTCGTATTGACTCTTCAATTCCTCGAACATCGCGCCGATCGTGAACAGGGCGGCTTCTTTGTCGAGGGCCATGAGCTTCTCTCTGTACTCTCTGTCGAGTTTACGCGATTTGTAAAGTGTACCCTCCACGATGAGCTTCAGCTTTCGACTGTTCTCGTTGAAAACTTGTCGTATCTCTTCTGGCAGAGATTCGAAAACCTCAGGTGTGACAGGTTTTCCATCGTAAACAGGCACGCTCACCACACCTGTTGGAGTCACCTGAACTGCGAAACCTAGTTCCGTGGCTTTTTGCTTCAGTTCTTCCCAAAGCTTCGTTCTCTTCTGTATGTATTCATCTTCAAGCTCAGATTTTTTCCTCCCATATTCCTCGCTCTCGAATATCTTTTCCAAAGCATCCATCACTTCGTCGATGAGCTGTTGCATATCTTGCTTGAAAGTCCTACCCCTGCCAGGTTCCAAAGAAATCGCCTCAGGTTCCGATGGGTTGGAGAAGTTGTACACGTATATCCAATCTTTTGGCGTTTGCATCGACGCAGCTACGTACTGCAGATAAGATGTAA contains:
- a CDS encoding CehA/McbA family metallohydrolase — its product is MRKLFLTVLLVTVTLGFGYRFYFANLHAHTSYSDGTGTPEEAFKHAKSYVQIQAITDHAEYFSQKLNGKDKLSLIKQSALTASEDDRFLALWGFEWTGGVGHINVYCTDEWIDRTYNLNELYGWIIKNKALAQFNHPIATFGTFYDFDYDPKVDEYINLIEVGNGSWRGRTMSDEMLSNYILALKKGWHLGATAGQDNHKGNWGSSNDTRTVILTDKLTFESVLEALWNRRTYASEDKDAKLWFSCDSFPMGSIVMARERCKLAIRCEDDEPFEKLYLISESGTVTEWTVQKPYFEVEIELVTPDINEWYFVFAVQKDGDRIVSSPIWLRKLDIYPLNVRITNQPKTLNLSFDLVNISNEATEAEIKITVANKCETFTTKMEPRSKLTFNKTYSDLTSGLIDVRIDINGLLGWRGTTQIVGETMLLDVSHDNDEPKINKWLSEVSKTVGIHIELNNRYFKKVPAQKIVILPLPKKTSFAESRRLNDLEIEILKQHLSLDGKIAMIAFDGCLIEESFSRFLKEVDDRLNLVEANGSVFIGVDGRLFKQYRSNRFFFARIDSPEDVKFLLEEMLR
- the tsaB gene encoding tRNA (adenosine(37)-N6)-threonylcarbamoyltransferase complex dimerization subunit type 1 TsaB codes for the protein MKIFALDTSTEQICLAYCDNKNTYSASYSGESRHIVKLAPMIESFSKLASINFEEVDVLACGIGPGSLTGLRIGIATVQGIACAFKKKIVPVVSSKILAMNFIYHVGDIVVVKHAREGFVYFSCYRKGEETVAPKILSVQEAIETVSTLENPIFVGDAKDFFKNYGEVVPSELEVLRGELLLKETLRNFEKNLVLEPHQVEPMYLQKSIAEMNLEKRLKG
- a CDS encoding AAA family ATPase, translated to MMKVSHRDLAYKCQYLPKFKTTEEIEPAHGFIGQDRARKAVEQALEIKEKGFNVFVVGLPGTGRRSFVTSYLQYVAASMQTPKDWIYVYNFSNPSEPEAISLEPGRGRTFKQDMQQLIDEVMDALEKIFESEEYGRKKSELEDEYIQKRTKLWEELKQKATELGFAVQVTPTGVVSVPVYDGKPVTPEVFESLPEEIRQVFNENSRKLKLIVEGTLYKSRKLDREYREKLMALDKEAALFTIGAMFEELKSQYESNSLILRYLANVQNDILENLTQLRSEDQEVRQAFKKRYSVNLVVDNSATVGAPVVFERNPTYANLAGKVEYYSKSGMLFTDFTMIKPGAFHRANGGFLILEAENVLRYPYAWEYVKRCLMTEQIVVENLESALGLSSIVSLRPQPIPLNVKVFLICSPRLYYLLHIYDEDAEKLFRIKSEFDWEMEANEENVRKYLGFISSTCCRLDTPHLERAAVEKVLWYSSRLAGDKTKLSVRFGEISSLVREACNIAIKEGSKVVKKEHVDEAMKQREERVSLLQTKYDEHIKTRDLMIETEGTRVGQVNGLTVIDLKDHSFGVPVKITAKVHLGEGGVIDIQREVDLSGNIHNKAVLTIEGFFRERYSKHVRLSLNATLSFEQVYSIVEGDSASIAEVLALISAIANVPLRQDIAVTGSMNQHGEVQPVGGVTEKVEGFYRACKLRGFTGTQGVVIPKSNLKNLILKDEILESIKKGEFHIWAIEHIDQAIELFTGKKAGEMTKDGTFEKDSVNYLVVQALKQARKAEQESTKMKRRRRKKS